The proteins below are encoded in one region of Fulvia fulva chromosome 9, complete sequence:
- a CDS encoding ATP-dependent RNA helicase DBP3 gives MAKRSREEADAVLDVSEISSKKLKKDKKEKKEKKAKDSTPTVAGANDGDVASEHKAELSKEERKALKRAKKEALKAVEAHEVAEEVADAGIYDEAAAKAEKKAKKRAEKAAKNAAKAVDAVERSDEIEGAAHEDAEHLSGVGKAEADAYYKEKHIAIEDPLKQSVGPILSFGTLPFDETRRKAYFAGFSTPTPIQAASWPYLFNGRDMIGVAETGSGKTYAFGVPCINRLKKDKKIQVCIVSPTRELALQIQEQMTKLATPRGLKAVCVYGGMSKDDQRHQLKGCHIVVATPGRLNDFIGDGTIDLSNVNYLVLDEADRMLDTGFEQDIRKIITAAADGKDRQTLMFTATWPESVRKLASEFLRDPVKLMIGENASGELRANERIVQEVEVVEEFDKQNRLFQLLKQYQSGKNKTDRILVFCLYKKEATRIEEFIRRKGFPVAGIHGDLSQEKRMASLAEFKNGKVPCLVATDVAARGLDIPAVKVVINVTFPLTVEDYVHRIGRTGRAGQDGRAITLFTQNEKGLAGALINVLKKANQPVPEELMKFGTTVKKKGHDAYGAFYKDTGDAKQATKITFD, from the exons ATGGCGAAACGCTCGAGAGAAGAGGCAGATGCCGTGCTTGATGTCTCTGAGATCAGCAGCAAGAAGCTGAAGAAGGataagaaggagaagaaaGAGAAGAAAGCGAAGGACTCGACACCCACTGTAGCAGGCGCGAACGATGGCGATGTCGCATCCGAGCACAAGGCTGAGCTCTCCAAGGAGGAGCGCAAGGCATTGAAGCGCGCCAAGAAAGAGGCTTTGAAGGCTGTTGAAGCACACGAAGTGGCAGAGGAAGTGGCAGATGCGGGAATCTACGACGAAGCAGCGGCAAAGGCAGAGAAGAAGGCGAAAAAGCGAGCCGAGAAGGCTGCGAAGAACGCCGCAAAGGCCGTAGATGCGGTTGAACGGAGCGACGAAATCGAAGGCGCTGCGCATGAAGATGCCGAACATCTCAGTGGAGTGGGAAAAGCTGAGGCAGATGCATACTACAAAGAGAAGCACATTGCGATTGAGGATCCACTGAAGCAGAGTGTTGGGCCCATACTGTCTTTCGGCACCCTTCCATTCGACGAGACGAGACGAAAAGCGTACTTCGCCGGATTCAGCACACCAACACCTATCCAGGCAGCATCATGGCCATATCTGTTCAATGGAAGAGATATGATCGGTGTCGCAGAGACCGGCTCGGGAAAGACATATGCGTTTGGTGTGCCTTGCATCAATCGCTTGAAGAAGGACAAGAAGATACAGGTCTGCATTGTGAGCCCTACGAGAGAGCTCGCGCTGCAGATTCAAGAGCAGATGACAAAGCTTGCAACACCTCGTGGTCTGAAGGCGGTGTGCGTATACGGTGGCATGAGCAAGGATGACCAGCGACACCAGCTGAAGGGCTGCCATATCGTGGTCGCTACACCCGGTCGTCTGAATGACTTCATTGGAGACGGCACAATCGATTTGTCGAATGTCAACTACCTCGTGCTGGATGAGGCCGATCGCATGCTGGACACGGGTTTCGAGCAAGACATCCGGAAGATTATCACAGCAGCCGCAGACGGCAAGGACAGACAAACCCTTATGTTCACGGCAACGTGGCCAGAATCTGTCCGCAAGCTCGCATCAGAGTTTTTGCGGGATCCAGTCAAACTCATGATTGGCGAGAACGCCTCTGGTGAGCTTCGCGCAAATGAACGTATCGTGCAAGAGGTGGAAGTGGTCGAGGAGTTTGACAAGCAGAATCGCTTGTTCCAGCTGCTCAAGCAGTACCAATCTGGCAAGAACAAGACGGATCGTATCCTGGTGTTCTGCCTGTACAAGAAAGAAGCGACGCGAATTGAAGAGTTCATTCGAAGGAAGGGCTTCCCAGTCGCAGGCATTCATGGCGATCTCAGCCAGGAGAAGCGCATGGCAAGTTTGGCCGAATTCAAGAACGGCAAGGTGCCATGTCTCGTGGCTACCGATGTCGCTGCACGTGGACTTGACATTCCCGCTGTCAAGGTCGTGATCAACGTGACCTTCCCGCTGACCGTGGAGGATTATGTGCACAGGATCGGAAG AACCGGACGAGCAGGCCAAGACGGCCGTGCCATCACACTATTCACACAAAACGAGAAGGGCCTAGCAGGCGCATTGATCAATGTGCTCAAGAAGGCGAATCAACCTGTGCCAGAAGAACTGATGAAGTTCGGAACGACAGTCAAGAAGAAGGGTCACGATGCATACGGTGCATTCTACAAGGATACAGGTGACGCCAAGCAGGCGACCAAGATCACGTTTGACTGA
- a CDS encoding Putative transcription factor ecdB: MDNVNPRTALDNATRMAQLQQYEEEDGRPALKRARSSMSKPSASKAPVQESIAFDIQNAGDPLDYPRRRATIACEVCRSRKSRCDGARPKCKLCTELSADCVYREPGIKLDAGDKLILERLAHIEGLLQSNLLQSPTSGSGPFGPISPATSNTASDADIQSKRMSASVSSAHTTPALHLLQWPIIRDLVSKQCDPQVLLQLEMARPPLQLQPPYQLDLDENVHTFARAFFEKVNVWYACVSPYSWHSYYRAASAVGFRSGAETCVVLLVLALGQAANTGRSISRLADGEAIPGLDYFSAAWTVLPGLMIRNDVLSAQCHISAAAYLLYLVRPLEAWNMLCNASMKLQLLLSAPSTIAPQVKELSERIYWNALMIESDLLAELDLPHSGIVQFEESMRLPRSFPYDATVAGSDELPGNDELWYFLAEIALRRLLNRVSNVLYSHKRNSIASLEPVVAELDHQLSQWYEGLPPSIRFPRERLPARDQVQTVLRLRYFACRTIIFRPYIQAVLQDESLAHEAGVQAACEKCLDACVRQLENVMAHHTGHLPYLWQGALSITSQTLLLMGTTLSPVLSSLLPPKQQIDAVISDVVAETERLAHLAPSIRLCADIIREAEERRQVLMQRPR, encoded by the exons ATGGACAATGTCAATCCTCGCACAGCGCTGGATAACGCTACAAGAATGGCACAGCTCCAACAATATGAGGAAGAAGACGGCCGACCGGCCCTGAAGAGAGCAAGATCATCCATGAGCAAACCCTCGGCAAGCAAGGCACCTGTCCAGGAGAGCATTGCGTTCGATATACAGAATGCTGGAGACCCTTTGGACTACCCTCGACGAAGAGCCACGATCGCTTGTGAGGTCTGCCGTAGCCGAAAGTCTCGGTGCGATGGAGCGAGACCAAAATGCAAATTATGCACTGAGCTGAGCGCGGACTGTGTTTATCGCGAACCTGGCATCAAGCTAGATGCTGGCGACAAGCTCATACTGGAACGCCTCGCGCATATCGAAGGGCTCTTGCAATCGAATCTGCTACAGTCACCGACCTCCGGATCAGGTCCTTTTGGCCCTATTTCGCCTGCAACGAGCAACACTGCATCTGATGCCGATATTCAAAGCAAGCGCATGAGTGCTTCCGTGAGTTCC GCTCACACGACTCCGGCGCTGCACCTTCTCCAGTGGCCGATAATACGGGATCTCGTCTCAAAGCAATGCGATCCACAGGTCTTATTGCAACTCGAAATGGCTCGTCCACCACTTCAACTACAGCCACCGTACCAGCTTGATTTAGATGAGAACGTGCACACTTTTGCCAGAGCATTCTTTGAAAAGGTCAATGTATGGTATGCTTGCGTGAGCCCTTACTCATGGCACAGCTATTACCGGGCGGCGTCAGCGGTCGGCTTCCGGTCAGGAGCAGAGACGTGCGTGGTTCTACTGGTACTCGCGCTTGGTCAAGCGGCAAATACTGGCCGGAGCATCTCTCGCTTGGCTGATGGCGAAGCTATACCTGGCCTTGATTACTTCAGCGCAGCGTGGACTGTTCTTCCCGGACTCATGATTCGCAACGATGTATTGTCAGCTCAGTGTCATATATCAGCAGCAGCATATCTGCTGTACTTAGTTCGACCACTGGAAGCGTGGAACATGCTGTGCAACGCGTCCATGAAGCTGCAGTTGCTGCTCTCCGCACCGAGCACGATCGCGCCACAGGTCAAGGAGCTAAGCGAGAGGATATATTGGAACGCGCTCATGATTGAATCAGATCTTCTGGCCGAGCTCGACCTGCCACACTCAGGTATTGTGCAGTTCGAGGAGAGCATGCGGCTGCCACGAAGCTTTCCGTACGATGCGACAGTAGCTGGATCTGACGAACTCCCCGGCAACGATGAGCTTTGGTACTTCCTTGCTGAGATTGCACTCAGGCGCCTACTCAATCGTGTTTCAAACGTTCTGTATTCGCACAAGCGCAATTCCATCGCCTCGCTGGAGCCAGTTGTGGCAGAACTCGACCATCAACTTTCCCAATGGTATGAAGGTCTTCCACCTTCGATCCGCTTTCCGCGCGAGAGACTGCCAGCCCGCGATCAGGTCCAGACAGTCCTTCGATTGCGCTACTTTGCGTGTCGCACAATCATATTTCGGCCATACATACAAGCAGTGCTACAGGACGAGAGTCTTGCGCATGAGGCCGGCGTACAAGCTGCTTGTGAGAAGTGCCTAGACGCTTGTGTACGGCAGCTCGAGAATGTTATGGCGCATCATACTGGACATCTGCCCTATCTCTGGCAGGGAGCACTGTCGATCACGAGCCAGACTTTGCTGTTGATGGGAACGACGTTGTCGCCTGTGCTGAGCAGTCTTCTGCCTCCGAAGCAGCAGATTGACGCTGTAATCTCTGATGTTGTGGCGGAGACGGAAAGACTGGCGCATCTAGCGCCGAGTATACGACTTTGTGCTGATATCATACGCGAAGCTGAAGAAAGGCGGCAAGTCCTGATGCAACGACCTCGATGA
- a CDS encoding Putative metal ion transporter codes for MANAPRDSIVRVSGPDSMALPQRSTGAGEGSAQNASNVDAFGGGETPKPKKKRHRGGRNHKRKNRRQSFAVPSEATESVVDGDEQRPSLLDASRANASQQDSFYRLQGGRRGSNTSLESEALLDHREHAPFSSRSRRETIKQSFARVSQPFTRHQHRSSEASMSHQRSAMSRSKLSQGPAVMSGDDDDEQDGAQERTPLLARRSRKPDLSRNNSGYNHGYNTGVEGLRNRRTSNTSKASSRRRMEPLGMISHNNLPEEPYDVNNPPSVPGSPTIGSMDDLFIAGASSDRGRDRDAIISIDEHDDDRRYSGSPEDRRRATVAELASKDVCFPGEDDATDIGDGEETLHADRDSSQRRRRKRGKVWPDLDVLEDWSREEKEERTHQDLLRAKKISEPVMVGGRLRPVKTNWHRQIDESPFRFTYFNETLDSTIHARTISDLQDGCTFKELFRPDPPEICESSEDEDDCEDEGRTEDKMERPPMNQHRSNSDGTAKKPSVVPDLLDRPNSVMSNHKSVADSAPASGLATPKPKQKRYGNRPTFWLDVLKPTETEMKVISKAFGIHQLTSEDILMDEPREKVELFPHYYFVNYRTFEQDKDDEEYMEPINMFVLVFRDGVISFHHSESPHPANVRRRVRQLNDYMSPTADWISYAIIDDVTDVYAPLVSEIEKEVDEIDEDILYMHTTAADQAEGKVSPSQKKPAQRPKSQGKGNTQADAGAAKSEGEKITGSSGGDMLRRVGECRKKVMGLYRLLGNKADVIKGFAKRCNEQWDVAPRSEIGLYLGDIQDHIVTMTGNLSHFESLLSRAHGNYVAQINIRMNERAEQNADVLGKLTVLGTIVLPMNIITGMWGMNVWVPGQEYEGDLTWFWCITAGLLAFGVTCYFIAKRVYGIV; via the exons ATGGCGAACGCACCGCGAGACAGCATTGTCCGAGTCTCCGGCCCTGACTCAATGGCTCTCCCTCAGAGATCGACAGGCGCCGGCGAAGGCAGCGCGCAAAATGCCTCAAACGTGGACGCTTTCGGAGGAGGAGAAACGCCGAAGCCTAAGAAGAAGCGACATCGAGGTGGCCGGAATCATAAGAGGAAGAACAGACGGCAGAGCTTTGCTGTACCGTCAGAGGCGACCGAGAGTGTTGTGGATGGCGATGAGCAGAGACCGAGTCTCCTCGACGCATCACGGGCCAATGCGTCGCAGCAGGACAGCTTCTATCGTCTGCAAGGCGGCCGTAGGGGTAGTAATACCAGTCTAGAGAGCGAGGCGTTGCTGGACCATCGTGAACATGCTCCTTTCTCCTCGAGATCGCGTAGGGAAACGATCAAGCAGAGCTTTGCTAGAGTCAGCCAGCCCTTCACCAGACATCAGCATCGCTCATCGGAAGCCTCGATGAGCCACCAGCGATCCGCAATGTCTCGATCCAAGCTCTCGCAGGGACCTGCTGTGATGAGTGGAGACGACGATGATGAGCAGGATGGCGCACAGGAACGGACACCTCTGTTGGCGAGACGTAGTCGTAAGCCGGACCTCTCTCGCAACAACAGTGGATACAATCATGGCTACAATACTGGTGTGGAGGGTCTCAGGAATCGTCGTACTTCGAATACCtcaaaggcctcctcgcgCCGTAGAATGGAACCTCTTGGCATGATCTCTCACAACAATTTACCAGAGGAGCCATACGATGTAAACAACCCTCCATCTGTGCCTGGGTCGCCGACCATTGGTTCGATGGATGATCTTTTCATTGCTGGTGCAAGCTCTGATCGGGGTCGTGACCGTGATGCCATCATCAGCATTGATGAGCACGACGACGATCGACGCTACAGCGGGTCGCCGGAAGATCGACGGAGGGCAACCGTGGCTGAGCTGGCATCGAAGGATGTCTGCTTCCCTGGCGAAGACGATGCGACTGACATTGGTGACGGAGAGGAAACGCTTCATGCAGACAGAGACTCGTCCCAGCGCCGAAGGAGGAAGCGTGGCAAAGTCTGGCCTGATCTCGACGTGCTTGAGGATTGGAGCCGAGAGGAGAAAGAAGAGCGCACGCATCAAGACCTGCTCCGCGCGAAGAAGATCTCTGAACCGGTCATGGTTGGTGGGCGACTGCGTCCAGTGAAGACGAATTGGCATCGCCAGATCGATGAGTCGCCTTTCAGGTTCACTTACTTCAACGAGACCCTTGACTCCACGATCCACGCTCGAACGATCAGCGATTTGCAGGATGGATGCACGTTCAAGGAGCTGTTCCGTCCAGATCCCCCTGAGATCTGTGAAAGCAGCGAGGATGAGGATGATTGCGAAGATGAAGGGAGGACCGAAGACAAGATGGAACGACCACCAATGAACCAGCATCGCTCCAACAGTGACGGAACTGCCAAGAAACCATCCGTTGTACCTGACCTGCTCGACAGGCCCAACTCGGTCATGAGCAACCACAAATCAGTCGCCGACTCTGCTCCTGCATCTGGCTTGGCTACTCCCAAGCCGAAGCAAAAGCGATATGGCAACCGTCCCACGTTCTGGCTGGACGTACTCAAGCCCACCGAGACGGAGATGAAGGTCATCTCAAAAGCTTTTGGCATTCACCAGTTGACCTCCGAAGATATCCTCATGGACGAGCCTCGCGAGAAAGTCGAGCTGTTCCCACATTACTACTTCGTCAACTACCGCACCTTTGAGCAGGACAAGGACGATGAGGAGTACATGGAGCCCATCAACATGTTTGTCCTCGTCTTCCGCGACGGCGTCATCAGCTTCCATCATTCGGAAAGCCCCCACCCAGCCAACGTCCGACGACGTGTCCGCCAGCTTAATGATTACATGAGCCCGACGGCAGACTGGATCAGCTACGCCATTATCGATGATGTGACTGACGTCTACGCCCCGCTTGTCTCCGAGATCGAGAAAGAGGTTGATGAAATCGATGAAGATATCCTCTACATGCACACAACAGCCGCCGATCAAGCTGAGGGCAAAGTCTCCCCCTCCCAGAAGAAACCGGCCCAACGCCCCAAGAGCCAAGGAAAAGGCAACACCCAAGCAGATGCCGGCGCCGCCAAGAGCGAAGGCGAGAAGATTACCGGATCCAGTGGTGGTGACATGCTGCGCCGTGTTGGTGAATGCCGCAAGAAAGTCATGGGTCTCTACCGCTTGCTGGGCAACAAAGCCGATGTCATCAAGGGTTTCGCCAAACGTTGCAACGAACAATGGGATGTCGCACCGCGATCTGAAATTGGTCTTTACCTGGGCGATATCCAAGATCACATCGTCACCATGACTGGCAACCTCTCCCATTTCGAAAG CCTCCTCTCCCGAGCCCACGGCAACTACGTCGCCCAAATCAACATCCGCATGAACGAGCGCGCCGAGCAAAACGCCGACGTGCTGGGGAAACTCACAGTCCTGGGAACGATCGTTCTGCCCATGAACATTATTACTGGAATGTGGGGAATGAACGTCTGGGTGCCGGGGCAGGAGTATGAGGGAGATTTGACGTGGTTCTGGTGCATCACGGCGGGTCTCCTGGCTTTTGGTGTGACTTGCTATTTCATTGCGAAGAGGGTTTATGGTATAGTGTGA
- a CDS encoding Putative formamidase — MTSSSLVEQHTVIASNACSAASLAVVKRVAMYDSSGMALGLYPGQTAAKTHDSSKACPATTRALTCNSFVYTLTLSAFSLIAQDLDTRHWRLRCRRSVGVKLQLGLSLAPQRNDRDEPRFKEKWKDGRDVGGFVYIQLSVCLVCFSRSHLSSLKLPARLLIMSAATKYQKDFQQKVKSGEHQIRYAAKVDLEKDAGSEPYLHNRWHPDIPTYGTIKNNETVKIECVDWTGGQIGNNDSADDMRDVDLTRIHYLTGPFEIETAEPGDILLVDIQDVQPLERQPWGFTGIFAKENGGGFLDEVYPKPAKAIWNFEGIHCTTRHIPGVKFAGLIHPGILGCAPSAEVLNTWNTREGELIAACKNHPELGSRDVAMPPEPINVHAGGSASDEIKKKVGNEGARTVPGRPEHGGNCDIKNLSRGSKVYLPVHVKGAKFSVGDLHFSQGDGEISFCGAIEIAGVITINFKVIKNGMADLGLKSPIYIPGPVEPQFGPGRHIYFEGFSVDSNGKQHYLDATVAYRQTCLRVIEYMRRFGYDDYQTYLLLSCAPVQGHIAGIVDIPNACTTLGLPVDIFDFDIMPGAKIEKRDLGACAKASS, encoded by the exons ATGACTTCCAGCTCCCTGGTAGAACAGCACACAGTGATAGCATCAAATGCATGCAGCGCCGCATCTCTAGCTGTGGTCAAGCGCGTGGCGATGTATGATTCTAGCGGCATGGCATTGGGTCTTTACCCTGGTCAGACAGCTGCCAAGACCCATGACAGCTCCAAAGCTTGCCCCGCAACGACCAGAGCTCTCACATGTAACAGCTTCGTTTACACGCTCACCTTATCAGCCTTTTCCCTCATTGCCCAGGACCTTGATACGCGCCATTGGAGATTGAGATGCCGCCGCTCGGTAGGTGTGAAGCTCCAGCTTGGCTTATCGCTCGCGCCACAACGTAACGATCGAGATGAACCCCGCTTCAAGGAGAAGTGGAAGGACGGCAGAGATGTAGGTGGGTTTGTTTACATCCAGTTGTCTGTGTGCCTGGTCTGCTTCTCTCGTTCTCATCTCTCTTCGTTGAAGCTGCCTGCAAGACTTCTCATCATGTCTGCCGCAACTAAATACCAGAAAGATTTCCAGCAAAAGGTCAAGAGCGGCGAGCATCAAATTCGATATGCTGCAAAGGTAGATCTTGAGAAAGATGCAGGCTCAGAGCCATATTTACAC AACCGATGGCATCCCGACATCCCGACCTATGGGACGATCAAGAACAACGAAACGGTCAAGATTGAATGCGTTGACTGGACTGGCGGACAGATTGGCAACAATGACTCCGCTGATGATATGAGGGATGTTGATCTCACGAGAATCCATTACCTCACTGGACCTTTCGAAATTGAGACCGCTGAACCCGGCGATATCCTCCTCGTCGACATCCAAGATGTGCAACCCCTCGAGCGCCAGCCATGGGGCTTCACTGGTATCTTCGCGAAAGAGAACGGCGGTGGATTTCTAGATGAAGTATACCCCAAACC AGCTAAAGCAATCTGGAACTTCGAAGGAATCCACTGCACAACTCGCCACATCCCCGGCGTGAAATTCGCCGGCCTCATCCACCCAGGCATCCTCGGCTGCGCCCCCTCCGCCGAAGTCCTCAACACCTGGAACACCCGCGAAGGCGAACTAATCGCCGCCTGCAAGAACCATCCCGAGCTCGGCTCCCGCGACGTCGCAATGCCCCCCGAGCCCATCAACGTCCACGCCGGCGGCTCCGCCAGCGACGAGATCAAGAAGAAAGTCGGCAACGAGGGCGCTCGCACCGTACCTGGCCGCCCTGAACATGGAGGAAACTGCGATATcaagaacctctcccgcgGCTCAAAAGTCTATCTCCCCGTCCACGTCAAAGGCGCGAAATTCAGCGTCGGAGACTTGCACTTCTCCCAAGGCGACGGCGAAATTTCCTTCTGCGGCGCCATCGAAATCGCAGGCGTCATAACCATTAATTTCAAGGTCATCAAGAACGGCATGGCAGACCTCGGCCTCAAATCACCCATCTACATCCCCGGCCCTGTCGAACCCCAATTCGGCCCCGGTCGACACATCTACTTTGAAGGCTTCTCCGTCGATTCCAACGGGAAGCAGCACTACCTCGACGCAACAGTAGCCTATCGGCAGACGTGTCTGCGGGTGATTGAGTATATGAGGAGGTTTGGATATGATGATTATCAGACGTATTTGTTGCTGAGTTGTGCGCCGGTGCAAGGGCATATTGCGGGGATTGTGGATATTCCCAACGCGTGTACGACTTTGGGGCTGCCGGTTGATATTTTTGATTTTGATATTATGCCCGGGGCGAAGATTGAGAAGAGGGATTTGGGGGCTTGTGCGAAGGCTAGTTCGTAG